The following proteins are encoded in a genomic region of Blastococcus colisei:
- a CDS encoding IS30 family transposase has product MGRPRMPKEIERRFWRLIAAGSATEQAAEAVGVSADTGQRWFRDGGGMAPMALTEPSDRFLTVAERETIDLCWAEGWPQADIAREIGRHPSTVSRELRRNRLEGYPRRPPLPVGQRHRPGPAPGTQGPGRRPRLRYRAAPAQAKAEARGRRPKPSKIAEFPELQAYVQRQLKEGWSPEQITGRLVVDFLDDERMRISHEAIYQALFVQGRGGLNRELTKHLRTGRALRKPRRRVDGRRERIKDKVMISERPAEADDRAVPGHFEGDLMVGKDSGSAVGTLVERTTRFTMLLHLPADHGAEAVRDAITTKIATLPVHLRRSLTWDQGIELARHTEITIAADLPIYFCDPHSPWQRGTNENTNGLLRQYLPKGTDLSVHTIADLEAIETRLNGRPRKTLGFKTPAEAFAQLLSEDQQAGVATTS; this is encoded by the coding sequence ATGGGGCGTCCGCGGATGCCGAAGGAGATCGAGCGCAGGTTCTGGCGGCTGATCGCTGCGGGATCGGCGACGGAGCAGGCGGCGGAAGCGGTCGGCGTGTCGGCCGACACTGGGCAGCGGTGGTTCCGCGACGGTGGCGGCATGGCGCCGATGGCATTGACCGAGCCCAGCGACCGATTCCTGACCGTGGCCGAGCGGGAGACGATCGACCTGTGCTGGGCCGAGGGCTGGCCGCAGGCCGACATCGCCCGCGAGATCGGCCGGCATCCCTCGACGGTCTCCCGCGAGCTGCGCCGCAATCGACTCGAGGGCTATCCGCGGCGTCCGCCGCTGCCCGTCGGCCAGCGGCACCGCCCCGGGCCGGCGCCGGGGACTCAGGGCCCGGGACGGCGCCCACGGCTGCGCTATCGGGCCGCGCCGGCGCAAGCCAAGGCCGAGGCGCGGGGCCGCCGCCCGAAGCCGAGCAAGATCGCCGAGTTCCCCGAGCTGCAGGCCTACGTGCAGCGGCAGTTGAAGGAGGGCTGGAGCCCCGAGCAGATCACCGGCCGTCTGGTCGTGGATTTCCTCGACGATGAACGGATGCGCATCTCACATGAGGCGATCTACCAGGCCCTGTTCGTCCAGGGCCGCGGTGGGCTGAACCGGGAGCTGACCAAGCACCTGCGCACCGGGCGGGCGCTGCGTAAGCCCCGCCGTCGTGTCGATGGCCGCCGGGAACGGATCAAGGACAAAGTCATGATCTCCGAGCGGCCCGCCGAGGCCGACGACCGCGCCGTACCCGGCCACTTCGAAGGCGACCTGATGGTCGGCAAGGACAGCGGCTCGGCGGTCGGCACCCTGGTCGAGCGCACCACCCGGTTCACCATGCTCCTGCACCTGCCGGCCGATCACGGTGCCGAAGCCGTCCGCGACGCCATCACCACCAAAATCGCCACGCTGCCGGTACATCTGCGCCGCTCGCTGACCTGGGACCAGGGCATCGAGTTGGCCAGGCACACCGAGATCACCATCGCGGCCGACCTGCCGATCTACTTCTGCGATCCGCACAGCCCCTGGCAGCGCGGCACCAACGAGAACACCAACGGCCTGCTCCGCCAGTACCTGCCCAAGGGCACCGACCTCTCGGTGCACACCATCGCCGACCTCGAGGCCATCGAGACCCGACTCAACGGCCGACCCCGCAAGACCCTCGGCTTCAAGACCCCCGCCGAAGCCTTCGCCCAGCTACTCTCCGAAGATCAACAAGCTGGTGTTGCGACGACCAGTTGA
- the larC gene encoding nickel pincer cofactor biosynthesis protein LarC — protein sequence MTIGWLDLSAGASGDMLLGALVDAGVPLDVLTAAVAALPVEQIRLVTEQTSRHGLGATRVHVHAPPSSEHRTWASVRALLTDAALPATIRDGALAVFERLAAAEGRVHRVSPDDVHFHEVGALDALADVVGVVAGFEHLGLTRLTASPVTLGSGSARSAHGVVPIPGPAVLELLAGVPVVAGPVRAEMCTPTGAALLAARVDEWTALPPMRVARVGTGAGGRDPVELPNVVRLVLGDPAGPQPAGPVVLESPVVLETNVDDLDPRLWPGVLEALFTAGASDAWLTPIVMKKGRPAHTLSALCRPDAVAAVQAVVFATTSSIGLRIVPVGKVALERVQSSVEVLDGTVGVKVAVHGGRVVNVSVEYEDVAALARVVDLPVKEVLRAATAAAADVYPVGHPAEDR from the coding sequence GTGACCATCGGGTGGCTGGATCTCTCCGCGGGGGCCTCCGGGGACATGCTGCTGGGGGCGCTGGTGGACGCCGGGGTGCCGCTGGACGTCCTCACCGCTGCGGTGGCTGCCCTGCCGGTCGAGCAGATCCGGCTGGTGACCGAGCAGACCTCGCGGCACGGGCTGGGCGCCACCCGCGTGCACGTGCACGCACCGCCGTCGTCCGAGCACCGCACGTGGGCGTCGGTACGGGCGCTGCTCACCGACGCGGCACTGCCCGCGACGATCCGGGACGGCGCGCTCGCCGTCTTCGAGCGGCTGGCCGCGGCCGAGGGCCGGGTGCACCGGGTGTCCCCGGACGACGTGCACTTCCACGAGGTCGGGGCGCTGGACGCACTGGCCGACGTCGTGGGCGTGGTGGCCGGGTTCGAGCACCTCGGCCTGACCCGCCTGACGGCGTCGCCGGTGACGCTGGGCAGCGGCTCGGCGCGGAGCGCGCACGGCGTCGTCCCGATCCCCGGCCCGGCGGTGCTGGAGCTGCTGGCCGGCGTCCCGGTGGTCGCGGGGCCGGTGCGCGCGGAGATGTGCACCCCGACCGGGGCGGCCCTGCTCGCCGCCCGCGTGGACGAGTGGACGGCGCTGCCGCCGATGCGGGTGGCGCGCGTCGGCACGGGCGCGGGCGGCCGGGACCCCGTCGAGCTGCCGAACGTCGTCCGGCTGGTGCTGGGCGACCCCGCCGGGCCGCAGCCGGCCGGTCCGGTGGTGCTGGAGAGCCCCGTCGTCCTCGAGACCAATGTCGACGACCTGGACCCGCGGCTGTGGCCCGGGGTCCTGGAAGCCCTGTTCACCGCCGGCGCCTCGGACGCCTGGCTGACCCCGATCGTGATGAAGAAGGGCCGGCCGGCGCACACCCTCTCGGCGCTGTGCCGGCCGGACGCCGTCGCGGCCGTCCAGGCGGTGGTCTTCGCGACGACGTCGAGCATCGGCCTGCGGATCGTGCCCGTGGGCAAGGTCGCGCTGGAGCGGGTGCAGTCGTCGGTCGAGGTGCTCGACGGCACCGTCGGGGTGAAGGTCGCCGTCCACGGCGGGCGGGTGGTCAACGTGAGCGTCGAGTACGAGGACGTCGCCGCACTCGCACGGGTGGTGGATCTGCCGGTGAAGGAGGTGCTGCGCGCCGCCACCGCCGCCGCGGCGGACGTCTACCCCGTCGGCCACCCGGCGGAGGACCGCTAG
- a CDS encoding ABC transporter permease gives MWEYVVDRRGLIAFQAFQHVSLVVQCVVLGSLIAVALAVLVYRNPAATAAANGFSAVGLTVPAFALLGILLAPFGFGITPAVIAITFYAALPVLRNAVVGLAGVDRSLVESARGIGMSRMRTLLRVELPLAWPVILAGIRVSTQMVMGIAAIAAYVLGPGLGGFIFSGLSRLGGANALNSALTGTIAIVLLALVLDLLLVVAGRLTTPRGIRV, from the coding sequence ATGTGGGAGTACGTGGTCGATCGCCGCGGGCTCATCGCCTTCCAGGCGTTCCAGCACGTCAGCCTCGTGGTCCAGTGCGTCGTCCTCGGGTCGCTGATCGCGGTCGCGCTGGCGGTCCTGGTCTACCGGAACCCGGCCGCGACGGCCGCCGCCAACGGGTTCTCGGCCGTCGGCCTCACCGTTCCCGCGTTCGCGCTCCTGGGCATCCTGCTGGCGCCGTTCGGGTTCGGCATCACGCCGGCGGTCATCGCGATCACCTTCTACGCGGCGCTCCCGGTGCTGCGCAACGCGGTCGTGGGGCTGGCCGGTGTCGACCGGTCGCTCGTGGAGTCCGCCCGCGGCATCGGGATGAGCCGGATGCGCACCCTGCTGCGCGTCGAACTCCCGCTGGCCTGGCCGGTGATCCTCGCCGGCATCCGGGTGTCCACCCAGATGGTCATGGGCATCGCCGCCATCGCCGCCTACGTGCTCGGGCCCGGCCTCGGCGGGTTCATCTTCTCCGGCCTCTCCCGGCTCGGCGGCGCCAACGCCCTCAACTCCGCGCTCACCGGGACGATCGCCATCGTCCTGCTGGCCCTCGTCCTCGACCTGCTGCTCGTCGTGGCGGGTCGGCTCACCACCCCCAGGGGGATCCGTGTCTGA
- a CDS encoding YczE/YyaS/YitT family protein has product MLDASPATRYGQRLPRRLIQLYAGLLLYGISMALIIRSALGNMPWDVLHQGLADRLDRSIGTVAIAVGALVLLAWIPLRQRPGLGTVSNVVVLGLALDATLAVVPAPSSLPLRVGLLVAGVLLNGVATAAYIGVHLGPGPRDGLMTGLVRRTGRSVRLVRTTIEVAVVACGWLLGGTLGLGTVLYAVAIGPLVQTLLPRLSVGPAVSPAPPAGAPAPPV; this is encoded by the coding sequence GTGCTCGACGCCTCCCCCGCGACCCGGTACGGGCAGCGCCTGCCCCGCCGGCTGATCCAGCTCTACGCCGGCCTGCTGCTCTACGGCATCTCGATGGCCCTGATCATCCGGTCGGCGCTGGGGAACATGCCGTGGGACGTGCTGCACCAGGGGCTCGCCGACCGGCTCGACCGGTCGATCGGCACCGTCGCGATCGCCGTCGGGGCCCTGGTGCTGCTGGCCTGGATCCCGCTCCGCCAGCGGCCCGGACTGGGCACCGTGAGCAACGTCGTCGTCCTCGGGCTGGCCCTGGACGCCACGCTCGCCGTCGTCCCCGCGCCGTCGTCCCTCCCGCTGCGGGTCGGGCTCCTGGTGGCCGGCGTCCTGCTGAACGGCGTCGCCACCGCCGCCTACATCGGCGTGCACCTGGGGCCAGGGCCGCGGGACGGGCTGATGACCGGCCTGGTCCGCCGCACCGGCCGGTCGGTGCGGCTGGTGCGCACGACGATCGAGGTGGCCGTCGTCGCCTGCGGCTGGCTGCTCGGCGGCACGCTGGGTCTGGGCACCGTCCTCTACGCGGTGGCGATCGGCCCGCTGGTGCAGACCCTGCTCCCCCGGCTGTCCGTGGGCCCCGCCGTCAGCCCCGCTCCGCCGGCCGGCGCTCCGGCTCCTCCGGTCTGA
- a CDS encoding FUSC family protein, with product MGWVIARLQQPWVQRAIRAALAAGLSWQVAVLLPPLLSDYAYYAPLGAVIAVHPTIADSANAAWRSVFAMLMGFALAFGVYELTRQVPNALTIALIVALAVGIEQWRRVLRDQASWVSFAAVLMITVGAGEPGPYVLRYAGLTLLGAAIGVLVTAVLFPPLQLTTAVDRISAARALLAGHLETMATALRSGRVPEPDQWNARRKDLDRALERMRAAEVVVERARRANPRARRWQGAAASIREQSRALDRVAVLIDDLTTLVVEFQPHRRGLDRVDDGTGWVVADALDGLAGVVRIPYHATDTEPDERDRAIDAAVSAAGRLTALLRDSAIGDDEGFFALGAVAVGMHRSLHVLEAHLRWPQPA from the coding sequence ATGGGGTGGGTGATCGCACGGCTGCAGCAGCCGTGGGTGCAGCGGGCGATACGGGCGGCGCTGGCGGCCGGGCTGTCGTGGCAGGTGGCCGTCCTGCTGCCACCGCTGCTGTCGGACTACGCCTACTACGCCCCGCTGGGCGCGGTGATCGCCGTCCACCCGACGATCGCGGACTCGGCGAACGCGGCATGGCGGTCGGTCTTCGCGATGCTCATGGGGTTCGCCCTCGCCTTCGGCGTCTACGAGCTGACCCGGCAGGTCCCGAACGCCCTGACGATCGCGCTCATCGTGGCCCTGGCCGTCGGCATCGAGCAGTGGCGGCGGGTGCTGCGTGACCAGGCGAGCTGGGTCAGCTTCGCCGCGGTGCTCATGATCACCGTCGGGGCCGGCGAGCCGGGCCCCTACGTCCTCCGGTACGCAGGGCTGACCCTCCTGGGTGCGGCGATCGGCGTGCTGGTCACGGCGGTGCTGTTCCCGCCGTTGCAGCTGACCACGGCGGTGGACCGGATCTCCGCGGCCCGGGCCCTGCTCGCCGGGCACCTGGAGACGATGGCGACCGCGCTGCGCAGCGGCCGGGTGCCCGAACCCGACCAGTGGAACGCGCGGCGGAAGGACCTCGACCGCGCTCTGGAGCGCATGCGCGCCGCCGAGGTGGTGGTCGAGCGGGCCCGGCGGGCCAATCCGCGGGCGCGCAGGTGGCAGGGCGCCGCGGCGAGCATCCGGGAGCAGTCCCGCGCCCTGGACCGCGTCGCCGTCCTGATCGACGACCTCACCACGCTGGTCGTCGAGTTCCAGCCGCATCGCCGCGGCCTGGACCGGGTGGACGACGGAACCGGCTGGGTGGTCGCCGACGCCCTCGACGGGCTGGCCGGCGTCGTCCGGATCCCGTACCACGCCACGGACACCGAGCCCGACGAACGGGACCGGGCCATCGACGCCGCCGTCTCGGCGGCCGGGCGGCTGACCGCGCTGCTGCGGGACTCCGCCATCGGCGACGACGAGGGCTTCTTCGCCCTGGGCGCCGTGGCGGTGGGGATGCACCGGTCGCTGCACGTGCTCGAGGCGCACCTCCGCTGGCCGCAGCCGGCCTGA
- a CDS encoding FUSC family protein, with the protein MKSLWTPLHRPAVQRGIRAALAAGIAWQIAVLLPAPFSDYAYYAPLGAIIACLPTVADSASVAWRTVLAILLGGGIAVGVYEIARPVPTALTLALVVAVAIGVEQWRVLGSTASWVSVAALFTLTLGNADDPTAYLLPYAAMVLFGSAVGVLITTLLFPPLQLTQARQQIDRVRELLAEHLEQVAGELRRGDLPTAEQEERRVAALSAPLDRMRDAERTVERARRANPRARKWQEPAARLRAQSRSLDRVAVLADDLTILVAEYRPQHQGGERPELGTAERLADALDGLAGVVRTPDHDVDAARPDDRDHRIDLAQHALDNLTDRLRRTTVDDDPGFLALAAVAVGVQRALLALDAERRKASPT; encoded by the coding sequence GTGAAGAGTCTGTGGACACCGCTGCACCGCCCGGCCGTCCAGCGAGGCATCCGTGCCGCGCTCGCCGCCGGGATCGCCTGGCAGATCGCCGTCCTGCTGCCGGCTCCCTTCTCCGACTACGCCTACTACGCCCCGCTGGGCGCGATCATCGCCTGCCTGCCGACCGTCGCGGATTCCGCGAGCGTCGCCTGGCGCACGGTGCTGGCGATCCTGCTCGGCGGCGGGATCGCGGTCGGCGTCTACGAGATCGCCCGTCCGGTGCCGACCGCCCTCACCCTCGCACTGGTCGTCGCCGTCGCGATCGGGGTGGAGCAGTGGCGGGTCCTGGGCTCGACCGCGAGCTGGGTGAGCGTCGCCGCGCTCTTCACCCTGACGCTGGGGAACGCGGACGATCCCACCGCGTACCTGCTCCCCTACGCCGCGATGGTGTTGTTCGGCAGCGCGGTCGGCGTCCTGATCACGACGTTGCTCTTCCCGCCGCTGCAGCTGACCCAGGCCCGTCAGCAGATCGACCGGGTGCGGGAACTGCTGGCCGAGCACCTCGAACAGGTGGCCGGGGAACTGCGGCGCGGGGACCTGCCGACGGCCGAGCAGGAGGAGCGACGGGTCGCGGCCCTGAGCGCGCCGCTGGACCGCATGCGGGACGCCGAGCGCACGGTCGAGCGGGCCCGGCGAGCCAATCCGCGGGCCCGGAAGTGGCAGGAGCCCGCCGCGCGGCTCCGTGCCCAGTCGCGGTCGCTGGACCGGGTCGCCGTCCTCGCCGACGACCTCACGATCCTCGTGGCGGAGTACCGGCCGCAGCACCAGGGCGGCGAGCGGCCCGAGCTGGGGACGGCGGAGCGCCTGGCCGACGCCCTCGACGGGCTCGCCGGCGTCGTCCGCACGCCGGACCACGACGTCGACGCCGCCCGGCCCGACGACCGTGACCACCGCATCGATCTCGCCCAGCACGCGCTGGACAACCTCACCGACCGCCTCCGCCGGACGACGGTCGACGACGACCCCGGCTTCCTCGCGCTCGCGGCCGTCGCGGTCGGCGTCCAGCGGGCACTGCTCGCCCTCGACGCCGAGCGCCGCAAAGCCTCCCCGACCTGA
- a CDS encoding MFS transporter produces MGWAALSELVPLYPLYALLFLDTGLSGGQISALFAVWSVTSFVTEVPAGALADRWSRRGVVVLAGVLQAAGFAVWTAAPQAWAFAVGFVLWGVAGALVSGATEALVYDGLAAVGASDSYARINGWMTSAELVVQVPTAFAASALFALGGYPLVGWASAAVCLAAAALALRFPEARRTADDAERGSLRQGVVEALRSPALRVLVLAVALIGGLDAVEEYFPVLAGDWGVPTTAVPFAVLVIALAGAAGAALGGIAGRMPGGALLGLLVAAAGCLAVAAVWARPAALGAVAVFYALYLAVLVVAEARLQDGIASAHRATITSVAGLGIEVAALLVFAAWALAGPVAVAVLVLAVVPVVRVGLRTRELDVRPEEPERRPAERG; encoded by the coding sequence GTGGGCTGGGCCGCGCTGTCCGAGCTGGTGCCGCTCTACCCGCTCTACGCGCTGCTCTTCCTCGACACCGGGCTCTCCGGCGGGCAGATCTCCGCGCTGTTCGCCGTCTGGTCGGTCACCTCCTTCGTCACCGAGGTCCCCGCCGGTGCGCTCGCCGACCGCTGGTCCCGCCGCGGGGTGGTGGTCCTGGCCGGCGTCCTGCAGGCCGCCGGCTTCGCCGTGTGGACGGCGGCGCCGCAGGCATGGGCCTTCGCGGTCGGCTTCGTGCTGTGGGGCGTCGCCGGCGCGCTGGTCTCCGGGGCGACCGAGGCGCTGGTCTACGACGGCCTGGCCGCGGTGGGCGCGAGCGACAGCTACGCCCGGATCAACGGCTGGATGACCTCCGCCGAGCTCGTCGTCCAGGTGCCCACGGCGTTCGCCGCCAGCGCGCTGTTCGCCCTCGGTGGGTACCCGCTGGTCGGCTGGGCGAGCGCCGCCGTGTGCCTGGCCGCCGCCGCGCTGGCCCTCCGCTTCCCCGAGGCACGGCGGACGGCGGACGACGCGGAGAGGGGGTCGCTGCGCCAGGGCGTCGTCGAGGCGCTGCGTTCCCCGGCTCTCCGGGTGCTGGTGCTCGCCGTCGCGCTGATCGGCGGCCTGGACGCGGTCGAGGAGTACTTCCCCGTGCTCGCCGGCGACTGGGGGGTGCCCACCACCGCCGTCCCGTTCGCGGTGCTGGTGATCGCCCTCGCCGGGGCCGCCGGCGCCGCGCTCGGAGGCATCGCCGGCCGCATGCCCGGCGGAGCGCTGCTCGGGCTGCTGGTCGCCGCGGCCGGATGCCTGGCGGTGGCCGCGGTCTGGGCCCGGCCGGCGGCGCTGGGCGCCGTCGCGGTGTTCTACGCGCTCTACCTCGCGGTCCTCGTCGTGGCCGAGGCGCGGCTGCAGGACGGGATCGCCAGCGCGCACCGGGCGACGATCACGTCGGTCGCGGGCCTCGGCATCGAGGTGGCCGCGCTGCTGGTGTTCGCGGCCTGGGCGCTGGCGGGGCCGGTCGCGGTGGCGGTCCTGGTGCTCGCCGTCGTCCCGGTCGTCCGGGTGGGCCTGCGGACCAGGGAGCTCGACGTCAGACCGGAGGAGCCGGAGCGCCGGCCGGCGGAGCGGGGCTGA
- a CDS encoding TMEM165/GDT1 family protein has protein sequence MVLSVIATAFILVLPVELPDKTLFASLVLATRFAPLPVFVGVGAAFGLQVAIAVTAGSLLSLLPDALVSGVVAVLFLVGAIILWRSANSGPEEEHLDETKQGTSSFRVAAISFGVLFAAEWGDLSQLATAGLAARYDEPLSVFVGAWAALLVVSGLAVFLGRTLADRLPIPLIRRVAAGLFVVFAVFAVIETVRALTG, from the coding sequence GTGGTCCTGTCCGTCATCGCGACGGCGTTCATCCTGGTGCTGCCCGTCGAACTGCCGGACAAGACGCTCTTCGCCAGCCTGGTGCTCGCCACCCGCTTCGCGCCGCTCCCGGTGTTCGTCGGGGTCGGTGCGGCGTTCGGGCTGCAGGTCGCGATCGCGGTCACCGCCGGATCGCTGCTCTCGCTGCTGCCCGATGCGCTGGTCAGCGGCGTGGTCGCCGTCCTGTTCCTCGTCGGGGCGATCATCCTGTGGCGCAGCGCGAACAGCGGGCCCGAGGAGGAGCACCTCGACGAGACGAAGCAGGGCACCTCGTCCTTCCGCGTGGCCGCCATCTCCTTCGGCGTCCTGTTCGCCGCCGAGTGGGGCGACCTGTCCCAGCTGGCCACCGCGGGGCTCGCCGCCCGCTACGACGAGCCGCTGTCGGTCTTCGTCGGCGCCTGGGCCGCGCTGCTCGTGGTGTCGGGCCTGGCGGTCTTCCTCGGCCGGACGCTCGCCGACCGGCTGCCCATCCCGCTGATCCGGCGGGTGGCGGCGGGCCTGTTCGTCGTCTTCGCGGTGTTCGCCGTCATCGAGACCGTCCGCGCGCTCACCGGCTGA
- a CDS encoding ABC transporter ATP-binding protein: MSETTSAPSAGTTGDGARHISGVAIRLDGVTKRYPGQDHPAVDDVTLEIAAGDTVMFVGPSGCGKTTLLKMLNRLIEPSSGRIHLGDEDVTDQDADQLRRRIGYVIQAGGLFPHMTVSTNIGLVPKMLKWDKERIAARVDELLELVGLDPALYRDRYPRELSGGQQQRVGVARALAADPPVLLMDEPFGAVDPITRQRLQDELLRIQDELGKTIVFVTHDFDEAVKLGDKIVIFDVGARVVQYDTPERILAEPAEEYVADFVGAGATLKQLTLTRVGDVELKQVTTAAVGSDSTQAVAAARAAGDDFVVVLDRRGRPISWPTLAELGRTTTVPDTVDERLPVVGLRSTLNDALDTMLAASQGGVVVTGRRDGLAGVMAVETVMAAIQRSRAEVAG, encoded by the coding sequence GTGTCTGAGACAACGTCGGCGCCGTCGGCCGGAACGACGGGGGACGGCGCCCGGCACATCAGCGGGGTGGCCATCCGCCTGGACGGCGTGACGAAGCGCTATCCCGGCCAGGACCATCCCGCCGTCGACGACGTGACCCTCGAGATCGCCGCGGGGGACACGGTGATGTTCGTCGGCCCCTCCGGCTGCGGGAAGACGACGCTGCTGAAGATGCTCAACCGGCTGATCGAGCCCTCCAGCGGGCGGATCCACCTCGGCGACGAGGACGTCACGGACCAGGACGCCGACCAGCTGCGGCGACGGATCGGTTACGTCATCCAGGCCGGCGGGCTGTTCCCGCACATGACGGTCTCCACCAACATCGGGCTGGTCCCGAAGATGCTCAAGTGGGACAAGGAGCGCATCGCCGCGCGGGTGGACGAGCTGCTCGAACTGGTCGGCCTCGACCCCGCCCTCTACCGCGACCGGTATCCCCGCGAGCTCTCCGGCGGGCAGCAGCAACGGGTCGGGGTCGCCCGGGCGCTGGCCGCGGACCCGCCGGTCCTGCTCATGGACGAGCCGTTCGGCGCGGTCGACCCGATCACCCGTCAGCGCCTCCAGGACGAGCTGCTGCGCATCCAGGACGAGCTCGGGAAGACGATCGTGTTCGTCACCCACGACTTCGACGAGGCGGTGAAGCTCGGCGACAAGATCGTCATCTTCGACGTCGGTGCGCGCGTCGTGCAGTACGACACCCCGGAGCGGATCCTGGCCGAGCCGGCCGAGGAGTACGTCGCCGACTTCGTCGGCGCCGGCGCGACGCTCAAGCAGCTCACGCTCACGCGGGTGGGCGACGTCGAGCTCAAGCAGGTGACGACGGCGGCCGTCGGATCGGACTCGACGCAGGCGGTGGCCGCGGCGCGGGCCGCCGGGGACGACTTCGTCGTGGTGCTGGACCGCCGGGGGCGGCCGATCAGCTGGCCCACCCTGGCCGAGCTCGGCCGGACGACGACGGTCCCGGACACGGTGGACGAGCGGCTCCCCGTCGTGGGGCTCCGGTCCACCCTCAACGACGCGCTGGACACCATGCTGGCGGCCAGCCAGGGCGGTGTCGTGGTCACCGGCCGGCGGGACGGCCTGGCCGGGGTGATGGCGGTGGAGACGGTGATGGCCGCCATCCAGCGCAGCCGCGCCGAGGTGGCCGGATGA
- a CDS encoding glycine betaine ABC transporter substrate-binding protein, protein MRSPLGVAAALLTSAALVAGCGLESANTFTPQAEPGEIQPIADEGAEIVVGTKNFTEALILGKIAVIALQVAGFDVVDRSGIPGAAPARAAMLSGDVEMQWEYTGTGWLNYLGMPEGIPDQQEQYEAVREADLANGLTWLPPAPMNNTYAFAVRSEAVPELGGIDSLSDIAALPVEERTFCVESEFATRSDGFEPMLEAYGIPLGDPQGVPRDNVRVLDTGAVYTATDNGACNFGEVFTTDGRIESLDLTVLEDDRGYFPAYNVAPVVLTETLEAHPEIADVFARITPLLTDEVMIELNSRVDVGGEQPADVALDWLVSEGLVTRG, encoded by the coding sequence ATGCGTTCCCCGCTCGGCGTCGCCGCCGCGCTGCTGACGTCCGCCGCGCTGGTGGCCGGCTGCGGCCTGGAGAGCGCGAACACCTTCACCCCGCAGGCGGAGCCGGGCGAGATCCAGCCGATCGCCGACGAGGGCGCGGAGATCGTGGTCGGCACCAAGAACTTCACCGAGGCGCTGATCCTGGGCAAGATCGCCGTGATCGCCCTGCAGGTCGCCGGCTTCGACGTCGTCGACCGCAGCGGCATCCCCGGTGCGGCGCCGGCCCGGGCCGCGATGCTCAGTGGCGACGTCGAGATGCAGTGGGAGTACACCGGCACCGGGTGGCTGAACTACCTGGGCATGCCCGAGGGCATCCCGGACCAGCAGGAGCAGTACGAGGCGGTCCGGGAGGCCGACCTCGCCAACGGGCTCACCTGGCTGCCGCCGGCGCCGATGAACAACACCTACGCCTTCGCCGTCCGCAGCGAGGCCGTGCCGGAGCTCGGCGGGATCGACAGCCTCTCCGACATCGCGGCACTGCCGGTGGAGGAGCGGACGTTCTGCGTCGAGTCCGAGTTCGCCACCCGCAGCGACGGGTTCGAGCCCATGCTCGAGGCCTACGGCATCCCGCTCGGCGACCCGCAGGGCGTGCCGCGGGACAACGTCCGGGTCCTGGACACCGGTGCGGTCTACACCGCGACCGACAACGGGGCCTGCAACTTCGGCGAGGTGTTCACGACCGACGGCCGGATCGAGTCCCTGGACCTGACGGTGCTCGAGGACGACCGCGGGTACTTCCCGGCGTACAACGTGGCCCCGGTGGTGCTGACCGAGACGCTCGAGGCGCACCCGGAGATCGCCGACGTCTTCGCCCGGATCACCCCGCTGCTCACCGACGAGGTGATGATCGAGCTCAACAGCCGCGTAGACGTCGGCGGCGAGCAGCCCGCGGACGTGGCGCTGGACTGGCTGGTGTCGGAGGGCCTGGTCACCCGCGGCTGA
- a CDS encoding ABC transporter permease, whose product MTASTEPRTDDATQGPPPEETARQADASASRDGGWRALLLQPVLVALGVLAFLVWRFTATLSETEARQLGWTVLWNSIREHLYLTAASAATVLVIAIPLGIALTRRPLRRFSPLVIGIANTGQAAPAIGLLVLLATWLGFGFGATVVGLVVYAALPVLRNTMVGLQGVDPRLVEAGRGMGMSALSVLLRVELPLAVPVLLAGVRTALVLLVGTATLATFIDGGGLGVLINTGITLSLDSLLISGAVLVALLALAIDWLGRVVEHVARPKGL is encoded by the coding sequence ATGACCGCATCCACCGAGCCCCGCACGGACGACGCGACCCAGGGGCCGCCGCCGGAGGAGACGGCCCGGCAGGCCGACGCGTCGGCGTCCCGGGACGGCGGCTGGCGCGCCCTGCTGCTGCAGCCGGTCCTGGTGGCCCTCGGCGTCCTCGCCTTCCTGGTGTGGCGGTTCACGGCCACGCTCAGCGAGACCGAGGCCCGCCAGCTGGGCTGGACCGTGCTGTGGAACAGCATCCGGGAGCACCTGTACCTGACCGCGGCGTCCGCGGCGACCGTGCTGGTGATCGCGATCCCGCTGGGCATCGCGCTGACCCGTCGCCCGCTGCGCCGGTTCAGCCCCCTCGTCATCGGGATCGCCAACACCGGACAGGCCGCTCCCGCGATCGGGCTGCTGGTCCTCCTGGCCACCTGGCTGGGGTTCGGCTTCGGGGCGACGGTGGTCGGCCTGGTGGTCTACGCGGCCCTGCCGGTGCTGCGCAACACCATGGTCGGCCTCCAGGGCGTCGACCCGCGGCTGGTCGAGGCCGGCCGCGGCATGGGCATGAGCGCCCTGTCGGTGCTCCTGCGCGTGGAGCTCCCGCTGGCTGTGCCGGTGCTGCTCGCCGGCGTGCGCACCGCGCTCGTGCTGCTCGTCGGCACCGCGACGCTGGCCACCTTCATCGACGGGGGCGGGCTCGGCGTGCTGATCAACACGGGCATCACCCTCTCGCTGGACTCCCTGCTGATCAGCGGGGCGGTGCTCGTGGCGCTGCTCGCGCTCGCCATCGACTGGCTGGGGCGGGTCGTCGAGCACGTCGCCCGACCGAAGGGACTGTGA